From the Manis javanica isolate MJ-LG chromosome 11, MJ_LKY, whole genome shotgun sequence genome, one window contains:
- the GNG3 gene encoding guanine nucleotide-binding protein G(I)/G(S)/G(O) subunit gamma-3 — protein MKGETPVNSTMSIGQARKMVEQLKIEASLCRIKVSKAAADLMTYCDAHACEDPLITPVPTSENPFREKKFFCALL, from the exons ATGAAAGGGGAGACCCCTGTGAACAGCACTATGAGTATTGGGCAAGCCCGCAAGATGGTGGAACAGCTTAAGATTGAAGCCAGCTTGTGCCGGATAAAG GTGTCCAAGGCAGCAGCAGACCTGATGACTTACTGTGATGCCCACGCCTGTGAGGATCCCCTCATCACCCCTGTGCCCACTTCGGAGAACCCTTTCCGGGAGAAGAAGTTCTTCTGTGCcctcctctga